GCATCGACGGGTTCAGCTACCTGGTGAATGACGGCCAAAGCAACAGCGAAGTGGCCACCGTCACCATCACGGTAAATCCGATCAACGATGCGCCGATTGCAGTAAACGACGAGTACTCGATTGACGAAGATCAGCCCTTGGAAGTGACCGGAACCGGCGTGCTGGGCAACGATTCGGATATCGATAACACCAGCCTGACGGCAACCATCGTGCAAGGACCGTTGCATGGCACGGTCACGCTCAATGCCGATGGTTCGTTCGTTTATACGCCCGCGCAGGATTTCTTCGGCGTTGATGGCTTCAGCTACACTGCTGGTGATGGCTCGCTAGCGAGCGATGTCGCCACGGTGACGATCAACGTCGCGCCGGTTAACGACTCGCCAGTGGCCGTCAACGATGAATACACCACGGCCGAAGACACCGAACTGGTGATCGAAGCGCCGGGCGTAATGTTGAACGATCTCGATCCCGATGGCGGCGAACTAACTGTCCAGATCGTTAGCCCGCCGCTACATGGCACCGTCACGCTCGGCGCCGATGGCCGCGTGGCTTATATGCCAACTGCGGATTATCACGGCCTCGATGGCTTCAGCTATACCGTCAGCGATGGCACGACGACCAGCGACGTGGCCACCGTGACCGTCAACATCACGCCGGTCAACGATGCACCGATCGCCGCGAACGACGAGTACAACGCCACCGAAGATACTCCGCTGGTCATCTCGACCGATGGCATTCTCGCCAACGATGGCGATGTCGATGGAGACGCGCTGACGGCGACCATCATCAGTCAACCGCAATACGGCACCGTCGCGCTCAATGCAGACGGCACGTTCAGCTATACACCGATCGCCGACTTCAGCGGCGTCGATGGCTTCAGCTACACGGTCAGCGATGGGAGTGCCACCAGCGATGTGGCAACCGTTACGCTGAATGCGGCACCGGTTAACGACACACCAGTCGGAGTGGCCGACGCTTACACGGTGGCCGAAGATGGTTCGCTCGATGTGGGCGAAGGAGGTGTGCTCGCGAACGATTCCGATGTCGATAGCGCGGATCTAACCGCCACGCTCGCGACGGGCCCCGCCAACGGTACGGTCAGTTTCAATGCCGATGGCACATTTGTTTACACTCCCAATGCTAACTTCAACGGTTCCGACTCCTTCACCTACAAGGTGAGCGACGGCGAACTGGAAAGCGGCGAAACGACCGTTTCGATTGAGGTAACGCCGGGAAACGATGTCCCGGTCGCATCTGCGGACGAATATGCGACCGACGAGAACCAGTCTTTAGAAATTTCTGCACCTGGCGTCCTTGGCAACGATTCGGACGTCGATGCTGATGCCCTGACTGCTGCCATTGTGAGCGGGCCCACCAACGGCACGCTCGAAATGGCCGCTGATGGCTCGTTTGTCTACACGCCCAATCCGGGCTTTGCGGGGAGCGACTCCTTCGTCTATGCGGCCAGCGATGGCACCGCAAATTCGGAAGCCATCGTCACCATCACGGTGAACGACGTCATTCAACCGCCGGCAACGAACTCCGATGCCTACAGCATGGGCGAAGACATGTCGCTGGAGATCGATGCGAGCTGGGGTGTGCTGGCGAATGACTTCGATCCTCAGAGCACGTCGATGACGGCCGAGATCGTTACCGAGCCCGAGCATGGGCAGTTGGTGCTTGAGGCGAGTGGAGCGTTTCAATATGTTCCCGATGCCGACTTCCACGGTACCGACTCGTTCACCTATCGCGCAGTGAATGCGGCGGGCGAAATGACCGAAGGGGTGGCGACGATCGTCGTCGAAGCGCTCAACGACGCGCCGCAAGCCATCGACGATGCGTTCACCGTGGCTGCTGGTTCGACGTTGCAGACGACGGTCGAAACGGGAGTGCAGGCCAACGACTGGGATGTCGACACCGATTCGGAGAGTACGCAGACCGGCAACATTCCCAGCGCCAACTTGCTGCAAGGTCCGCAGCACGGTTCGCTGGTCTTCAATGCCGATGGCTCGTTCACCTACACGCCGACGGCTGGATTCACCGGCACCGATAGCTTTGCCTATCAACTCAACGATGGCATTGCGAACAGCCAGGTCGCTCACGCGACGATCACCGTCACGGGCGAAAGTGGTGGCGGCGAAGTGGAAGTGAACGTCGCGCCGGTTAGTACGGCCGACGCTTACGCGACAACTGTCGATCAAACGTTGACGGTCAATTCGCCGGGAGTGCTGAGCAACGACAGCGATGCGAACGAGCATGCTCTCACCGCGCAGCTTGTCACCAATGCGACCAACGGCCAGGTGACGCTGGCCGGCGATGGTTCGTTTGTGTACGTGCCCAACGCCGGTTTTATCGGCAGCGATTCATTCACCTACTTTGCCCACGATGGCTCCCTGGCGAGTGAACCGGTCACCGTAACCTTGCAAGTGCAAGCAGCGGGGACGAACACGCGGCCCACCGTGAACAACGATCTGTACCTGGTCGCGGGCAACTCGCCGTTTTCCGTGACGGGCGCGGGAGTGCTCGCTAACGACAGCGATGCCCAAAACGACGCGCTGGTCGCCAACTTGTTTGCCGGACCGCAGCACGGGACGGTTGTGCTCAACAGCGATGGCGGTTTCACCTACACGCCCGAGGATGGGTATGTGGGAATGGACTCCTTCCTGTACTGGGCCTCGGATGGCCTGCTGGGGAGTTCGCTCGCTGCGGTCACGTTGCGAGTGACCGCGCCGGCAAGTGTGGAAGCGGAAGACGCATTCGCGACTCTTCCCCTTACACTCGACGATGGAAGTGCCGCCGATGAATTCAGTGCAGCCGTCGACTGCGTGCTGCTGACCAGCGATTGGCTGGCATAAGTCTCTTGGGGTTGGCAAGGTGCTGACCCAACCTGGGCGGACGGACGTGCATTTTGCCGCATGTTCCGTCCGCTTTTTTGCGCGCATTCAGAACCGTGCGTTCCACAGATCGGCAGAGTTCTCATAGAAGATGTCGAGTACTTGCGAGTCGGAAAGACCCGTTGCATAGCAGGCCACCTTCAACGTCCGCAGTGACTCCAAGGCGACAAGCGTGAATTGAACGTCGGCATACGGTGCCGCCAGATTTGTATTCGCGGGCGAAAGCCATAAAAAACTATCGCCAATCGCCACACAGCGGCCGCGCAGGTGCGAAACGGGAAAATCAGAGCCGTACAGTAGTTGCCGATGACCACAGGTTCGAATGATGGCTTCCAGCGCGCCGGCATCGGTGACCGCAGAAGTATCGAACCAGATGTTGCGCAGGTCGCGCAGCGCGTGAATGCCCGCCAGCGTATGCTGCGGGTTAAAGCCGCGAGCAGCGTGAGCGAGAATCATCCGGGCATTGGGAAACTGCCTTGCGTAGCGCTCGAGCGTCTCTTGATTCGCGCGATCGGCCAGCGCCCGCGAGCGGACGATGTGCAGCGTGATGGTGAGCCCCAGTTCGTGTGCCACCTGCATGTGCGCTGGGGTGAGAAAGTTCTCAATCAGCGCAGCAAAGGTCGGTTTGGTTGTGGCGAACAAGTGATAGGGCTTCAGTCCGACAAACCGCTGCTTCAGCACCTGCTCGCGCACGTAGTCGGCATCCATGGCGGGCGAGATGAGCAGCTGAGCTCGCGCGGCGCGGTGGTCGCATTCTTGCGCCAGAAAGTCATTCGTCGCGGCAAAGTCGACCGTAATCGCCGGAAAACCAAAGCAAGTGCCGCCGATCTGTCGGCCGGGCATCAGGTCGTTCATCTGCGATTGAAATTCACTCCAGTTCACCACTGCTGGCCCTTCGGCACACAAGGCGGGCGGCGCGCCTTGAAACTGCGACTGCTCGTAAAGATGCACGTGCGAGTCGAAAATCTTGGGCGGAACGAACGACTCCAATTCGTCATTCCACAGTTGGCGATCGCGCTCGGTCACTTGCCAATTGGTCATGATGATTTACCGTGGCCTGGGCTTCCAGCAGCGGGATCTCTTTATCGCGTCAGGCGAAGTCGCGGTCGTACATGCGGAAGATCTTGGTGAGGGTGCCGCCCCCTTTTTCGACCCCCATGCGCGCCACTTCATTATCCTCGCTAATCCAGGAGAACTCAGCTTCGGGAATTCCGCGGGCAATCGAGCGGGGCAATAAGTCCGACATCAGGACCATGCCCAGTCCCCAGCGCTGGAACTCGGGCATGACGTTGATGCTCAGAATGCGAATCCGCTGAAACGGCTTGCCAGTCCACAGCAGTTTGATGAAGCCGAAGGGAAACAAGTTCCCCTTGATCTCCTTGATCCGCGGGTTGTAATCGGGCAGCCCGATCATCGCCCCCACCACCTTCCCTTCCACTTCGACAATCGATACCAGATCGGGCAGGATCAACTGCTGCATCGAAGTGGCCATCTTGATCATTTCGCGCCGACTGGGGGGCGAGAAACCCCACATGGTCGTGAACGACAGGTTGTACAACTCGAAGAACGACAACACATCGTCCATGAAGCGTTTTTTGTTCAGCGGCCGAACCGTGGCCTGACAGCGCCGCTGAGCTTGTTCGGCCAAGGGTGCGATCATCTTTTGCAGTTGAGGAAACTGATCGCGATCGCCTTCATAGGCAAACAGGTCCTGAGACTTTCCATAGCCGTAACTTTCCCACAGCCGCGCATAATAGCTCGGGTTGTAAGTCATCATTAGTGTCGGCGGGCTATCGAAACCCTTCACTAGCAGGCCGCATTCATAATTCATCGAGGGATTCGCCGGACCACGCGCGCCGGTCATGCCGCGCTCGGCCAGCCAGTCGTCAGCAGTCCGAAATAGCGCGTGCGCCACTTCTTCATCGTCGATGCTTTCGAAAAAACCGACGAACCCGCGGCGATCTCCCTGCACGCGGTTGTGCGAGTGATTGACGATCGCCGCAATGTGGCCGACTACCTTCCCGGCTCGAGTTGCCAGAAAGGTCTGGATTTCGGCATCGTCATAAAACGGATGCTTCCGGTAGCCGAGCAGTTCCAGGTGATTCGCTTTCAGCGGTGGAACCCAATGTGGGTCGTCTTTATAGAGTTCCCATGAGAACGCCAGGAAGCGAGACTGATCGCGCCACGTGCGCACGGGGGTAACGACGACGGGATCCATGGGCAGGGACAACCAGTTTCAAGCGCGAAAGCTGAACTCGACACAAGCGCAGGGCGCCGCGTCACGCGATTAAACGAGCATAATTCGCACCACTTAAATTCACTAGCCCGCCAACCGAAATGGGCGTTTTGAGCGACTCATGTAGCTGTCGCCCCCTCGGCTCATTGGCATCAATCGTTGCAACTGGCGCTTCAGCGGGCGGGGCAGATAACCACTACATCCACGTCAAATAGACGGTGTTGTCTTTCGCCCCAAAGCCCACAATCATGGCCTGTCGCTCCGCGCAGCCGGGAAACTGCATCGTCACTGGTCGATTGAGCGTCCGCAGATTGTTCAGCTGGGCGAGCTTCTCGCTCGTCAGCACTTCGCCGTTGAATTTAATCACGACCGAATCGCTGCCGCCCCCATCCCAGGTTGCCAGGCCTGCGAAATCGTTCATGCGGACCAGGCCCGCATGCGCATTGATACCCGAGGAATCTGCCGACATGATGCGCACCCCAATCCCGATCGTGAATTTCGGGGCGAAAGGCTTCCGTAGAAAGGACCGCCGAAAAGTGTCCCCAAAGAGAATCGCTGCATCATTCGCCAGTGAATCGCTGGCGACAAGGCCTATTCTTTTGCCTTTGCCGTGAATTAATCGGGTAGGAACAGCGATTTCCTCACCGTTACCCCGCGAATGCGGTATACTCAGCAGCTACAAGCTGGCCGGATGGCCTTCTTTTCTTATTTGTTCGTCACCTGCAGTTTTGACGATCACCTAACCCAACCTGCCCATCCGCGCCACAGACGCTCTTGTCTGTGGCGATATCTCGATGCAGAAGGGTGGCGTAATGGATTCTGAGAATACACAGCTCTCAAATCAACAGCTGAGGTCGAAATTTGAACTCTTGGCCACAGATGCCACGGAGTACGCCGTTTTTCTCGTGGACCTCGACGGTCGGTTAATCTGTTGGAATGTGGGGGCCGAGCATTTGTTTGGCTATCAATCACCAGAAATTGTCGGGCAACACTTTTCCCGCTTCTTCACACCAGACGACATTCTCACCGGTCAGCCCGAATACGAACTGAAGACCGCTTTGGCAACGGGCCGGGTGGAAAGCAATCGCTGGCAGTTGCGAAAAGATGGCAGCCAGTTCTGGTGCCATGCCAATGTCACGCCCTTGCTGGACGAACACAAACAGACCCGGTCGTTCGCCCGCGTGATGCACGACCTGACAGAGAACGTCGCCGTGAAGACCCAGCGCGAGCGGGCCGACGGCCTGGCCGAAGCGAACCGCAACAAAGAAGAGTTCATGGCGCTCCTCTCGCATGAGCTGCGCAGTCCCCTTTCGCCCATTCGCAATGCCTTGAACATTCTGCGGCAGATGAAGACCAACGACCCACTCATCGAGCAGGCAGGGAACATCATCGACCGCCAGGTCGGCGTGATGGTGAAACTGGTGGACGACCTGCTCGACATCAGCCGCATCACCAAAGGCAAACTCCGGCTGACCAAGGAGCCCGTCGAGTTGCGAGTGGTCGTGAATAATGCTGCCGAGAGCGCGCGTACTTTCATCGATGCCCGCAAGCACGAGTTCTCGGTGTCGCTTCCTACTGCATCAATTTGGGTGGAAGCCGACCCCTTCCGCCTGGAACAGATCGTGGTCAATCTGCTCAACAATGCTGCCAAGTACACCTACACGGGCGGGCTCATTCGACTGTCGGTTGGCCAGGAAGGTGACGAGGCGGTCATTCGTGTGAAAGATAATGGAGTGGGGATTGCTCCGGCCTTGTTGCCGCACATCTTCGAATTGTTCACGCAAGTCGATGGCTCCCTGGGGCGATCGTACGGCGGCCTGGGAATTGGCCTGGCACTGGCGCGAAACCTGGTCGAGATGCACGACGGTAGATTGCAAGCCACCAGCGCTGGCCTGGGAACAGGGTGCGAGTTCACCGTCAAACTGCCGCTGCTGCACAACCATGCACTCCCCGCAGTCAAGACGATGTTGAAGCCGGGGCAACCCGCGGGCCAGTCGCTCCACATCTTGGTGGTGGAAGACAACGTCGATGCAGCCGATAGCTTGAGTCTGTTGTTGCGACTGCACGGTCACGAGGTTCAAGTCGCGCGCACTGGACCCTCGGCCATTGAAATGGCTGCGGCCGACCGGCCCGATCTGATTTTGCTCGATATCGGCTTGCCTGGCATGGATGGCTATCAAGTGGCCAAACACCTGCGCGAACTGCCCGATTTCGCGGGAGTGACAATCTGCGCGCTCACGGGCTTTACGCCCAGCGAAGCTGACCGCCAACGCCAGCACGAGACCGGCTTTAACCACTATTACATCAAGCCGCTCAGCCTCGAGATTCTGCTTGAGTTGTGCAAAACGATCGTACCTGCCAGTCCTCACGAGTGAGGCGAAATTGCTGCACAAAGAGACCCCAGCACCTGCTGTGCTGGGGCCAGGATTGTCTGAACGGGCAGAGTCCAGCCGCTCCCATCTAAAACATAGCTTACAAATGGGATTTAGCTCGCTGGGGCATGCTGCGATCGCCACTTCTCGCGCTATGGCTTGTTCTCACCGAGCGAAGAGATGAAGTGGTCGTACTTTGGTTGTTTCAATCAGCACGAGGCTGAGGAATACACCTCACTCGGTCACGGCTTTTTCGAGCGCGGGCCTGCTGTAACCGGTAGAATGTACTTTATGGCTGATTCCTCCGACCCCGATTCAATTAACCTGAAAACCGTCGAGGGTGCGTTATGCGTCACCTTCACGCCGTCGCTAACTAGCGAGCAACTAACCGAACTGATGCACGACACTGCGGAAAGTGGCAGTGTCCGGATGCACTCGATTGCGAAGTACATTCTGCTCCTGGCGAAATCGTGGGGGCGAGAGGTTGTGCTCGATCCTTGCCCGCCCTATCCAGTGCCCAAAGCTCAAGGGTAATCGTTGGCCCCGTCACTCTGGTGAGACCGTTTCGTGCGTGGGTCATAGATTGAAGCATAGTCGTTCAATCGGGCACTACCTCCCCTCCCTCAACTTGACAAGCCGCGCCGCTCACCGGTAACTTGCAAGCCTTATCGAGCAGCTGACCGGACCACCGGAAGCCAGCGCACCGCAGGTCGGCCGCTGGCATTTTTTATTGACGGATCATTTCATCACTGGCCGACTTCGCCCGGGCGATACTCTCCGGCGCTGTCAGCAGAAGGAGCACTCTTCATGGCACGCTGGTTACCGGACAATTCTCAGGCGATCGGTCGGACTCCCCTCGTTAAGCTCAACCGCGTGACGGACGGCGCTCCATGCACCGTGCTGGCCAAAATCGAAGGGCGCAACCCGGCCTACTCGGTGAAGTGCCGCATCGGGGCCGCGATGATTTGGGATGCCGAAAAGCGCGGGCTGCTTGGTCCCGGCAAAGAGCTGGTCGAACCGACGAGCGGCAACACCGGCATCGCGCTGGCCTTCGTCGCCGCGGCCCGGCAAATTCCTCTTACCCTGACCATGCCTGAGACGATGAGCCTCGAACGGCGCAAGCTGCTCGTCGCCTTCGGTGCCAACCTGGTGTTGACCGAAGGTCAGCGGGGCATGAGCGGGGCAATTAACAAGGCCGAAGAGATTGTGGCCTCGGACCCGAACAAGTACGTCTTGCTGCAACAGTTCAAGAATCCGGCGAACCCCGCCATTCACGAACAAACAACCGGCCCCGAAATTTGGGAAGACACCGACGGCGCAGTCGACATCTTTGTCGCCGGTGTGGGGACTGGCGGCACGATCACGGGCGTTACACGCTATCTCAAGCAAACCAAGGGGAAGGCGATTAAGTCGGTCGCTGTCGAACCCACTGCTTCGCCCGTCCTCACGCAGCAGCGGGCCGGCCAGCCGTTGAAGCCAGGGCCGCACAAGATTCAAGGAATCGGCGCGGGCTTCGTTCCGGCGATTCTCGATATGACGCTGGTCGACGAGATCGAGCAGGTCACGAACGAAGAAGCGGTCGAGTATGCTCGCCGCCTCACCAAGGAAGAAGGCATCCTCGCCGGTATCTCCTGTGGCGCTGCCGTCGCTGCTGCCGTGCGCGTGGCGAAGAAGCCCGAAAACGTTGGCAAAACGATCGTCGTCGTGCTGCCCGACTCCGGCGAACGCTACCTCAGCTCGATCCTGTTCGAAGGCGTCTTCGATGCCGAAGGAAAGGCGAAGTAGTCATCTACTTAGCCCGACGTGCGAGCGAGGGAAAATCCTACTTAGCCCGACGCGTGAGCGAGGGAACTTTAGCATCGATCGTCCGCAGCGAGTGAACCAAATTTCACCAAGGTTCGCTCGCTGATGTGCTCCCGCAATGTGGGTTCTTCCCCATGATTCTTGCTTGCAGAGCTTGATGCGCGCTGCCTCGATCAGAGCGGAGTCTCGCTATGATCTCATCGCGCACGCCCGAAGGCGACAGCAACTTATGCCCACTCTGCGGCAAAGATGTCGTCATTGAATCTTCGCTGCTAACCCACGACGCTCCCTGCCCACATTGCGGGCACCTGCTGTGGTTCATTGCCGTGCGCGACCAAACGCAACTGATTTTCTCAGCGCAGGAACGTGGGACTACGTCTCGCATGCTGCGCATCGTCGCTGAACAGTTGGGAGTCTCGGTTGAACAACTGCTTCGCGAGAACAGGACGCTCGATGAACTGGGGGCCGACTCGTTAGATGTAGTGGAGTTGGTGATGGAACTCGAAGAAGAAAGCGGCCCGTCCTGATCGGGCATCTTCGATGCTGAAAGATTGCAAGCCACCCAAGTGGTAATTTCAATCCGCGATTTCCTTACTTTCCAATACTCTGCGGATTGGAGCCTTCGATGATCGCCCGCTACAAGTTGTTCAGGTCGAGCTTTGATTCCTGGGAAACGATGTGTCAGCAGGCGGCCGACTTCCTCACCGAGAACGGCCCCAGTCCTCTTGACGCCTCGGCGTGGTCCGCCACGATTGTGGGATGCCTAAGTTTGTCGAAGAGCATTTTGCTCGTCTGCTGCGATGTTTGAATCAGGAAGCTGCTGCCGAGGCAGCGATGGCCCGCGCGCGGCTGCAGCGAATGACGCCGCAGGAGGCCGAGCGAACCGGGGCAAGCCTGGTCGGACTGACGCTGCGGGACGAGACCACGGGGCT
Above is a window of Anatilimnocola aggregata DNA encoding:
- a CDS encoding Ig-like domain-containing protein, whose product is MMKNLFSGLGGKSPSDRAARQASRRRNGQDVNRRNFLQLESLETRWALATVATAMNDVYHTPIDAPLTISSPGVLANDISSAGQPMSAALFSGPAHGELTFNPDGSFVYTPAAGFEGMDSFVYSASDGESSSLLAAVTITVSEGTEPVSADDAYLLSEDSSLTIPGVTGVLANDASAVGATVELISGPDSGALTLGSDGGFIYTPEPNFSGVVNFTYQATNSNGTGNISTVTLTVAAVNDEPVAANDSFTIDEDQTLSVTESVLTNDSDIEGSALAPQLASQPLHGTVSFNADGTFTYQPHADFNGIDGFSYLVNDGQSNSEVATVTITVNPINDAPIAVNDEYSIDEDQPLEVTGTGVLGNDSDIDNTSLTATIVQGPLHGTVTLNADGSFVYTPAQDFFGVDGFSYTAGDGSLASDVATVTINVAPVNDSPVAVNDEYTTAEDTELVIEAPGVMLNDLDPDGGELTVQIVSPPLHGTVTLGADGRVAYMPTADYHGLDGFSYTVSDGTTTSDVATVTVNITPVNDAPIAANDEYNATEDTPLVISTDGILANDGDVDGDALTATIISQPQYGTVALNADGTFSYTPIADFSGVDGFSYTVSDGSATSDVATVTLNAAPVNDTPVGVADAYTVAEDGSLDVGEGGVLANDSDVDSADLTATLATGPANGTVSFNADGTFVYTPNANFNGSDSFTYKVSDGELESGETTVSIEVTPGNDVPVASADEYATDENQSLEISAPGVLGNDSDVDADALTAAIVSGPTNGTLEMAADGSFVYTPNPGFAGSDSFVYAASDGTANSEAIVTITVNDVIQPPATNSDAYSMGEDMSLEIDASWGVLANDFDPQSTSMTAEIVTEPEHGQLVLEASGAFQYVPDADFHGTDSFTYRAVNAAGEMTEGVATIVVEALNDAPQAIDDAFTVAAGSTLQTTVETGVQANDWDVDTDSESTQTGNIPSANLLQGPQHGSLVFNADGSFTYTPTAGFTGTDSFAYQLNDGIANSQVAHATITVTGESGGGEVEVNVAPVSTADAYATTVDQTLTVNSPGVLSNDSDANEHALTAQLVTNATNGQVTLAGDGSFVYVPNAGFIGSDSFTYFAHDGSLASEPVTVTLQVQAAGTNTRPTVNNDLYLVAGNSPFSVTGAGVLANDSDAQNDALVANLFAGPQHGTVVLNSDGGFTYTPEDGYVGMDSFLYWASDGLLGSSLAAVTLRVTAPASVEAEDAFATLPLTLDDGSAADEFSAAVDCVLLTSDWLA
- a CDS encoding amidohydrolase family protein; translation: MTNWQVTERDRQLWNDELESFVPPKIFDSHVHLYEQSQFQGAPPALCAEGPAVVNWSEFQSQMNDLMPGRQIGGTCFGFPAITVDFAATNDFLAQECDHRAARAQLLISPAMDADYVREQVLKQRFVGLKPYHLFATTKPTFAALIENFLTPAHMQVAHELGLTITLHIVRSRALADRANQETLERYARQFPNARMILAHAARGFNPQHTLAGIHALRDLRNIWFDTSAVTDAGALEAIIRTCGHRQLLYGSDFPVSHLRGRCVAIGDSFLWLSPANTNLAAPYADVQFTLVALESLRTLKVACYATGLSDSQVLDIFYENSADLWNARF
- a CDS encoding GNAT family N-acetyltransferase, with translation MDPVVVTPVRTWRDQSRFLAFSWELYKDDPHWVPPLKANHLELLGYRKHPFYDDAEIQTFLATRAGKVVGHIAAIVNHSHNRVQGDRRGFVGFFESIDDEEVAHALFRTADDWLAERGMTGARGPANPSMNYECGLLVKGFDSPPTLMMTYNPSYYARLWESYGYGKSQDLFAYEGDRDQFPQLQKMIAPLAEQAQRRCQATVRPLNKKRFMDDVLSFFELYNLSFTTMWGFSPPSRREMIKMATSMQQLILPDLVSIVEVEGKVVGAMIGLPDYNPRIKEIKGNLFPFGFIKLLWTGKPFQRIRILSINVMPEFQRWGLGMVLMSDLLPRSIARGIPEAEFSWISEDNEVARMGVEKGGGTLTKIFRMYDRDFA
- a CDS encoding hybrid sensor histidine kinase/response regulator; its protein translation is MATDATEYAVFLVDLDGRLICWNVGAEHLFGYQSPEIVGQHFSRFFTPDDILTGQPEYELKTALATGRVESNRWQLRKDGSQFWCHANVTPLLDEHKQTRSFARVMHDLTENVAVKTQRERADGLAEANRNKEEFMALLSHELRSPLSPIRNALNILRQMKTNDPLIEQAGNIIDRQVGVMVKLVDDLLDISRITKGKLRLTKEPVELRVVVNNAAESARTFIDARKHEFSVSLPTASIWVEADPFRLEQIVVNLLNNAAKYTYTGGLIRLSVGQEGDEAVIRVKDNGVGIAPALLPHIFELFTQVDGSLGRSYGGLGIGLALARNLVEMHDGRLQATSAGLGTGCEFTVKLPLLHNHALPAVKTMLKPGQPAGQSLHILVVEDNVDAADSLSLLLRLHGHEVQVARTGPSAIEMAAADRPDLILLDIGLPGMDGYQVAKHLRELPDFAGVTICALTGFTPSEADRQRQHETGFNHYYIKPLSLEILLELCKTIVPASPHE
- the cysK gene encoding cysteine synthase A, whose product is MARWLPDNSQAIGRTPLVKLNRVTDGAPCTVLAKIEGRNPAYSVKCRIGAAMIWDAEKRGLLGPGKELVEPTSGNTGIALAFVAAARQIPLTLTMPETMSLERRKLLVAFGANLVLTEGQRGMSGAINKAEEIVASDPNKYVLLQQFKNPANPAIHEQTTGPEIWEDTDGAVDIFVAGVGTGGTITGVTRYLKQTKGKAIKSVAVEPTASPVLTQQRAGQPLKPGPHKIQGIGAGFVPAILDMTLVDEIEQVTNEEAVEYARRLTKEEGILAGISCGAAVAAAVRVAKKPENVGKTIVVVLPDSGERYLSSILFEGVFDAEGKAK